In Thermococcus chitonophagus, the genomic stretch AGTCCAAGCCTCTCCGAGAGCTTGAAGGCAGCGTTCTTTAAGGTTTCTGGAGTGCCTTGGTCATAGACTACGATGTCTGCTTTAACCGAGGAAAGCTCATCAACGCTCTTCGCAGGAACTTCTGCTTCGGGCTTTATTGAGGATACTACTCTAATGCCAAGCCACTCCAGTGCATACTGCTGGGAGGGGAGCTCTATGACGGCTTTCGTGCCGTTGAGAACGCCAGCGTAGGCATCCATTATCGCCTCGACTTTAAGCTTGAACTCATCCAAGCTCCTTGGATGAAGGTTTAGGGCATCTGCGGTGGCCTCGGCCATTGCCAAAGCGTTCACGGGATCGAGCCATATTCCGTGGGGATTGTTCTTGCCAGTGTACCACCTTTCAGGGAGGTAGCGGAAGCCGTACCTCCTGTAATCGTCAATAGTGAGGACTACCCCAGGAATTTCCCCCTCCTTTTTGAGCTCGACTATCTTCATCTCGGCTGGAAGGTGGCCCGTTGTTACGATAACGGCTGCTCTCTTGAGTAGCTTAATTTGATCGGGCGAAAGCTGGTATTGGTGGGGTTCAACTCCTGGAGGAACAAGGTAGATCAC encodes the following:
- a CDS encoding metal ABC transporter solute-binding protein, Zn/Mn family, whose product is MKEKALILMLIFVLLTPVTAQEKPLVVTSLPPLASIIKEALGDSVDVIYLVPPGVEPHQYQLSPDQIKLLKRAAVIVTTGHLPAEMKIVELKKEGEIPGVVLTIDDYRRYGFRYLPERWYTGKNNPHGIWLDPVNALAMAEATADALNLHPRSLDEFKLKVEAIMDAYAGVLNGTKAVIELPSQQYALEWLGIRVVSSIKPEAEVPAKSVDELSSVKADIVVYDQGTPETLKNAAFKLSERLGLPVANITVLWVDKPYTQVLTENAKSVISALTKERKIVVRETSYGYQYSILALIIGLVVGISVGVVLRRCPVL